GATCGCATAAATCAGGTGGCTGTTATGAAAACGGATCTGCGTCAGCCCGCCCAAGGGTAAACCACCGTCATTTTTTTGCCCGTCCGCATCAATAAAAAACGGGGCGACCTTGCCCGTATCCAGGCCATCATGGGCCGCCATTGCTTTCACATCGCGCGAATACCAGCGATCATCGCCCGGCACATTATCGCGGAGCGCGGTGCCACCGGGTTCATCCATGCGCATCAGGCCATTGATGGTTACGATGCCATCAGGCTGGCCAGCGCTACGGGTGCTGGCATCCTTGTGATCGGTCGGGACAAAACCCCGATTGATCATGATGATATTACCCGAATCCTCGCGCAGAAGCGGCGTCATCACCCAGTAACCCGCACCATAATCGGTCGAGGTATAAACCAGCGTTTCGTTGTCATTCAGCAATGTGCCGCGCACACTGACATGGCGGTATTCATCGCGGTCGCGGCTAACAGCCGCCCAGTCGGCCATATGCGGGGCGGGCTGCACCGGGGCGCTGACACGGGTAGTCACCTTCTCGATCAGATCAAGCTTCCAGGCGCGCCGTTCGACCTGCCAGATGCCAAGGGCAACAAAGCCGCAAAACAGGATCACGGCGAGGATGGCAACAATGATCCGCGTGGTTTTTGATCGCGGCTGCGCCGTGCTGGCGCTATCGGGGGAAACGGGCTGCGTCATCAAACTTGCTTTCAGGAAAGAGCCGGAAAATCATCATAGACAGAAAAAAGGCGCGCCAGGTTCCCCCGCCGCGCCTTTCATCACAAAACTCTGCCGGTCAGGGCATGGTTTTCATCATGCTTTCGGGCATCTGCGGCATCATGTTCGTATTAAGATGGAACATAACCCACAGCGAACCGCTGATCGCAATGGCAACAACCACGATGGTGAAAATCAGCGCCAGCATGTTCCAGCCGCCTTCCGATTTTGCATTCATGTGCAGGAAATAGATCATGTGAACCACGATCTGAATCACTGCCAGGCCCATCACGGCAATGGCGGTTGCTGTTGCGCTTGAAAGCACATCAGCCATCACCAGCCAGAACGGAATGGCGGTCAGGATAACCGACAGGATAAAGCCGGTCATATATCCCTTGAAGGAACCGTGGGCGGCGCCATCACCATGACCGTGGTCATGATCATGCCCGTGGGAATGGTCAGTCGCGTGCGAGGTCATCCCAGAACTCCCATCAGATAGACAAAGGAAAACACGCCAATCCAGATCACATCCAGGAAGTGCCAGAACAGGCTGAGGCACATCAGGCGGCGCTTGTTGGCTTCACCCAGGCCATATTTGGCAACCTGGATCATCAGCGTGATCAGCCAGATGATACCGCAGGTGACGTGCAGACCGTGGGTTCCGACCAGCGTAAAGAACGAGGTCAGGAAGCCACTGCGCTGCGGGCCGGCACCTTCGGCGATCAGATGGGCGAATTCGTAAAGTTCAAGACCAACGAACGCGGCACCGAACAGACCGGTAATTGCCAGCCAGACCAGGGTCCCCTGCAGCTTGTTCTTTTCCATCGCCAGCATGGCAAAGCCATAGGTAATGGATGAAAACAGCAGCATCGAGGTGTTGATTGCCACGAGCGGCAGATCAAACAGGTCCTGCGGGCCGGGGCCACCAGCATAATTGCGGCCAAGAACACCATGCGTTGCAAAAAGGACCGCAAAGATGAGGCAGTCGCTCATCAGATAGATCCAGAAGCCAAGCATGGTGCTGCTTGGTGCGTGCGGCTCTTCCTTGACGAGGAAGACCGGGGTCTCCGTATTATTCACGGCAGTTTGCGTAGCCATTATCGAGTTCTCACGCCTTTTTTGCCAGAAGCCGGGTCCGTGCTTCTTCGGTCTTCACGACCTGCTCTTCCGGAATATAGAAGTCGCGGTCATAGTTGAACGAATGCCCGATGGCCACAGCGATCATCGCAACGAAAGCGACAAGAGCAAGCCACCAGATGTACCAGATCATTGCAAAGCCAAAGACAATCGCCAGGCCAGCAAGGATCGCACCGGTACCGGTACCTTTGGGCATGTGAATGGACTTGAACCCTTCGGTCGGACGGACAAACCCGCGCTGCTTCATGTCGAACCACGCATCGTGGTCATAGACAACCGGCGTAAACGCAAAGTTATATTCCGGCGGCGGCGACGAGGTCGACCATTCCAGCGTACGTGCATCCCAGGGATCGCCGGTTTCATCACGCAGCTTGTCGCGATTCTTGATGCTGACAAAAAGCTGCATCAGGAACGAACCGATACCAACCGCGATCAGCACCGCACCAAAGGCAGCAATGATGAACCAGATATGAAGCGACGGATCGTCAAAGTGGTTCAGACGGCGGGTAACGCCCATCAGGCCCAGAACATAAAGCGGCATGAAGGCGAAATAGAAACCGACAAACCAGAACCAGAAGGACATCTTGCCCCAGAACGCATCAAGCTTGAAGCCGAATGCCTTGGGGAACCAGAAATTGATCCCGGCGAACACACCAAACACAACGCCACCGATGATCACGTTATGGAAGTGCGCAATCAGGAACAGGCTGTTATGGAGCACGAAGTCTGCCGGCGGCACAGCAAGAAGAACACCTGTCATCCCGCCGATCACGAAGGTCAGCATGAAACCGACCGTCCAGAGCATCGGGACTTCAAAGCGGATGCGGCCTTTATACATGGTAAACAGCCAGTTGAACATTTTCGCACCCGTCGGGATGGAAATGATCATGGTGGTGATACCAAAGAAGGCGTTCACACTGGCACCCGAACCCATGGTGAAGAAGTGATGCAGCCAGACCAGATAGGACAGGATGGTGATCACCACGGTCGCATAGACCATCGAGCTGTAGCCAAACAGGCGCTTGCCACAGAAGGTCGACACGATTTCGGAGAAAATGCCAAAGCAGGGAAGGATAAGGATGTAAACCTCGGGGTGACCCCAGATCCAGATCAGGTTCACATACATCATCACGTTGCCGCCCA
The window above is part of the Thalassospira marina genome. Proteins encoded here:
- a CDS encoding SURF1 family protein; its protein translation is MTQPVSPDSASTAQPRSKTTRIIVAILAVILFCGFVALGIWQVERRAWKLDLIEKVTTRVSAPVQPAPHMADWAAVSRDRDEYRHVSVRGTLLNDNETLVYTSTDYGAGYWVMTPLLREDSGNIIMINRGFVPTDHKDASTRSAGQPDGIVTINGLMRMDEPGGTALRDNVPGDDRWYSRDVKAMAAHDGLDTGKVAPFFIDADGQKNDGGLPLGGLTQIRFHNSHLIYAITWFSLALMVAAGAWFALRGRKQD
- the cyoD gene encoding cytochrome o ubiquinol oxidase subunit IV, producing MTSHATDHSHGHDHDHGHGDGAAHGSFKGYMTGFILSVILTAIPFWLVMADVLSSATATAIAVMGLAVIQIVVHMIYFLHMNAKSEGGWNMLALIFTIVVVAIAISGSLWVMFHLNTNMMPQMPESMMKTMP
- the cyoC gene encoding cytochrome o ubiquinol oxidase subunit III; this encodes MNNTETPVFLVKEEPHAPSSTMLGFWIYLMSDCLIFAVLFATHGVLGRNYAGGPGPQDLFDLPLVAINTSMLLFSSITYGFAMLAMEKNKLQGTLVWLAITGLFGAAFVGLELYEFAHLIAEGAGPQRSGFLTSFFTLVGTHGLHVTCGIIWLITLMIQVAKYGLGEANKRRLMCLSLFWHFLDVIWIGVFSFVYLMGVLG
- the cyoB gene encoding cytochrome o ubiquinol oxidase subunit I, producing MSSNTDLLKLIFGRLSLDSIPYHEPILIATFLGVAIGGLVVLGGITYFGKWGYLWREWVTSVDHKKIGVMYMILGVIMLLRGFADALMMRAQQAIAFGGNEGFLPPHHYDQIFTAHGVIMIFFVAMPFVTGLMNFVVPLQIGARDVSFPYLNNFSFWMTTAGAVVIMISLFIGEFARTGWLAYPPVSDIIHSPGVGVDYYIWGLQIAGLGTLLSGVNLIATIVKMRAPGMSMMKMPVFTWTALCTNVLIVASFPVLTAVLVLLTLDRYVGTHFFTNDMGGNVMMYVNLIWIWGHPEVYILILPCFGIFSEIVSTFCGKRLFGYSSMVYATVVITILSYLVWLHHFFTMGSGASVNAFFGITTMIISIPTGAKMFNWLFTMYKGRIRFEVPMLWTVGFMLTFVIGGMTGVLLAVPPADFVLHNSLFLIAHFHNVIIGGVVFGVFAGINFWFPKAFGFKLDAFWGKMSFWFWFVGFYFAFMPLYVLGLMGVTRRLNHFDDPSLHIWFIIAAFGAVLIAVGIGSFLMQLFVSIKNRDKLRDETGDPWDARTLEWSTSSPPPEYNFAFTPVVYDHDAWFDMKQRGFVRPTEGFKSIHMPKGTGTGAILAGLAIVFGFAMIWYIWWLALVAFVAMIAVAIGHSFNYDRDFYIPEEQVVKTEEARTRLLAKKA